A single genomic interval of Stieleria maiorica harbors:
- a CDS encoding TIGR03067 domain-containing protein — protein MRLICLFVAAGLLATAALSMDADESQLETMVLQKLQGNWKAEKWIIHGKDTSEGRDNRSYRIENRKIVFVADDEEVGHATFEIDVSDKPYKIDVTYVGGPRDGQTLPGIFRFDDEHFINCFPYPGDPRPTSFESTAANRYFLSIDRKKAD, from the coding sequence ATGCGACTGATCTGTTTGTTCGTTGCCGCAGGCCTACTTGCGACCGCGGCACTATCGATGGACGCCGACGAATCGCAGTTAGAAACCATGGTGCTTCAAAAGCTGCAAGGGAACTGGAAGGCGGAGAAGTGGATCATCCACGGGAAGGACACCTCAGAGGGGCGAGACAATCGGTCCTACCGAATCGAAAACCGAAAGATCGTGTTCGTTGCCGATGACGAAGAAGTCGGGCATGCCACTTTCGAAATTGATGTTTCGGACAAGCCATACAAGATCGACGTCACCTACGTGGGTGGCCCACGTGACGGGCAGACTCTACCCGGTATCTTTCGTTTTGACGACGAACACTTCATCAACTGCTTCCCCTATCCTGGCGATCCTCGACCAACGTCGTTTGAGTCCACCGCTGCGAATCGCTACTTTCTTTCGATCGACCGGAAGAAGGCTGATTGA
- a CDS encoding IS3 family transposase (programmed frameshift), translated as MTENADKKVEKNPEVTEKASRRRFTAEYKRRIALEAERCTEPGEIGALLRREGLYSSVVGRWRRQLREEPLSSSKKSNRAASPKKASAAKELADLRRENERLKEKLRQAELIIDVQKKGLGDDADAITREDRLKAAEGLSKRVGVAAACRALNVSRATFYRRRDPDRPSSPRPAPARTLSADERKAVLDQLVSERFADQSPRQVYSKLLDEGDYLCSVRTMYRILAENQSSRERRNQLKHPNYQKPELLASGPNEVWSWDITKLKGPETWTYYYLYVILDIYSRCVVGWMLAHREAADLATQLIETTIEKQGVQSDQLILHSDREPSMTSHSVAELLTSLGVTKSHSRPHVSNDNPFSESQFKTMKYRPEFPKRFGCYEDALGFCRDFFSWYNDEHYHSGIGLLTPSSLHYGQAEEILAQRQETLREAWQKNPERFVGGVPTPASLPKAVWINAPKRERERKIGAPEANCPGAP; from the exons ATGACCGAGAACGCTGACAAAAAAGTTGAGAAAAATCCTGAGGTGACTGAGAAAGCGAGCCGTCGTCGCTTTACTGCCGAGTACAAACGCCGCATCGCGCTCGAGGCCGAACGGTGTACCGAGCCTGGTGAAATCGGAGCCCTGCTGCGACGCGAAGGGCTTTACTCGTCAGTGGTAGGACGCTGGCGTCGTCAACTTCGGGAAGAACCATTGTCATCATCGAAAAAATCCAATCGAGCAGCATCACCCAAAAAGGCGTCAGCGGCAAAGGAACTCGCTGATCTGAGGCGTGAGAATGAACGCTTGAAAGAGAAACTCCGTCAGGCGGAGTTGATCATTGACGTCCAAAAAAAAG GTCTCGGAGATGATGCAGACGCGATCACCCGAGAAGACAGACTGAAAGCAGCCGAAGGGCTTAGCAAACGCGTCGGCGTCGCCGCCGCGTGTCGGGCACTGAACGTTTCCAGAGCGACGTTTTACCGTCGTCGTGATCCCGATCGGCCATCGAGCCCGAGGCCTGCACCTGCTCGAACGCTATCAGCGGATGAACGAAAGGCGGTGCTTGATCAACTCGTCAGTGAACGTTTCGCTGATCAGTCACCGCGGCAGGTCTATTCGAAGTTGCTTGATGAAGGCGATTACCTGTGCAGCGTGCGAACGATGTATCGGATCCTCGCCGAGAACCAGAGTTCTCGCGAGCGGCGGAATCAACTGAAACACCCCAACTATCAAAAGCCGGAACTGTTGGCGAGCGGACCCAATGAGGTTTGGTCTTGGGACATCACCAAGCTGAAGGGTCCCGAAACATGGACCTATTATTACCTTTACGTCATCCTGGACATCTACAGTCGCTGCGTCGTCGGCTGGATGCTGGCGCATCGTGAAGCCGCCGATCTGGCCACCCAGCTCATTGAAACGACGATTGAAAAACAAGGCGTCCAATCCGACCAATTGATCCTTCACAGCGACCGTGAGCCTTCGATGACATCCCATTCCGTGGCCGAATTACTCACTTCGCTGGGCGTCACAAAGTCACACAGCCGCCCCCACGTTTCCAACGACAACCCGTTCTCGGAAAGCCAATTTAAAACGATGAAGTATCGTCCTGAATTCCCAAAGCGATTTGGGTGCTATGAAGATGCACTTGGGTTCTGCCGAGACTTTTTCAGCTGGTACAACGACGAACATTACCACAGCGGCATCGGCCTACTCACACCATCATCGTTACACTACGGACAAGCCGAAGAAATCCTTGCACAGCGACAGGAAACGCTTCGAGAGGCGTGGCAAAAGAATCCTGAGCGATTCGTGGGCGGCGTCCCAACTCCTGCGAGTCTTCCCAAGGCCGTCTGGATCAACGCTCCAAAACGGGAAAGAGAAAGAAAAATCGGAGCCCCTGAAGCGAATTGCCCCGGAGCTCCATAA
- the rplI gene encoding 50S ribosomal protein L9 yields the protein MSRNGRTFKRPYKRLPKGDHGGIQLLLIHNVEHLGKQGDIVEVKPGYARNYLLPQGMATIATDHHKRMVEKHREKLRAIELEKLKSYRDLADELGKQSITIEANANDEGHLYGSVGPHEITAALKEAGFSLANDQIRLDGPLRELGLYTVRVHLHSEVEASLKVWVVPTAAEDATVS from the coding sequence ATGTCACGCAACGGCCGAACCTTTAAACGACCCTACAAACGATTGCCCAAAGGCGACCACGGTGGGATCCAGCTTCTGTTGATTCACAACGTCGAACACCTCGGCAAGCAAGGCGATATCGTCGAAGTCAAACCGGGTTACGCACGCAACTACCTGCTGCCCCAAGGCATGGCGACCATCGCGACCGACCACCACAAACGGATGGTCGAAAAACACCGTGAAAAGCTGCGTGCGATCGAACTGGAAAAGCTGAAAAGCTACCGCGATTTGGCCGACGAACTCGGCAAGCAATCGATCACGATCGAAGCCAACGCGAACGACGAAGGCCACTTGTACGGCAGCGTCGGCCCGCACGAAATCACCGCGGCCCTCAAAGAAGCCGGCTTCAGCTTGGCCAACGACCAAATCCGCCTGGATGGCCCGCTCCGCGAACTCGGTCTGTACACCGTCCGAGTCCACCTGCACAGCGAAGTCGAAGCCAGCTTGAAGGTTTGGGTCGTCCCGACCGCCGCCGAAGACGCAACCGTTTCCTGA
- the ssb gene encoding single-stranded DNA-binding protein yields the protein MASYNRVILVGNLTRDIELRYIPSGQAVSDVTVAVNDRRKTASGEWVDEATFVDVTLWGRNAEVASEYLSKGSPVLIEGRLKLDRWETDGQKRSKLRVICEKMQMLGGRSGGGSEHHSSQRGGSGQTAENHGGYNSQGADDYSADSGARDAQPTGRGTGYDDPDIPF from the coding sequence ATGGCCAGCTACAACCGCGTCATTCTGGTTGGGAATTTGACGCGCGATATCGAATTGCGTTACATCCCCAGCGGCCAAGCCGTTTCCGACGTGACCGTCGCGGTCAACGATCGACGCAAGACCGCCAGCGGGGAATGGGTCGACGAAGCCACATTCGTCGATGTCACGCTGTGGGGGCGAAATGCAGAAGTCGCCAGCGAATACCTGTCCAAGGGCTCGCCGGTCCTGATCGAAGGGCGATTGAAGCTCGATCGCTGGGAGACCGACGGACAGAAGCGAAGCAAGTTGCGCGTGATCTGTGAAAAGATGCAAATGCTCGGCGGACGTTCCGGCGGCGGCTCCGAGCACCATTCCAGCCAACGCGGCGGGAGCGGACAGACCGCCGAGAATCACGGCGGCTACAACTCCCAGGGCGCGGACGATTATTCCGCCGACTCGGGCGCACGCGATGCCCAGCCGACCGGAAGGGGGACCGGATACGACGACCCCGACATTCCGTTTTAA
- the rpsF gene encoding 30S ribosomal protein S6 — protein sequence MAKNTYETLCILDSNHYARDPGGVSKQIEDLITEAGGKVEVNRLWMEQKLAYPIDGHQKGTYWLTYFEMEGSEVPKLDRAFHLCEPVLRQMTLKLDPRLVEPILANARGASPVASKDAEAEAASDSSDSDSDDDSDS from the coding sequence GTGGCCAAAAACACTTACGAAACACTGTGCATCCTCGACAGCAACCACTACGCCCGTGACCCCGGCGGAGTGAGCAAGCAGATCGAAGACCTGATCACCGAAGCCGGCGGAAAAGTCGAAGTCAATCGTCTGTGGATGGAGCAAAAGCTCGCTTATCCGATCGACGGCCACCAAAAAGGCACCTATTGGTTGACCTACTTCGAAATGGAAGGCAGCGAAGTCCCCAAGCTGGATCGCGCGTTCCACCTCTGCGAGCCGGTGCTGCGTCAGATGACGCTGAAGCTGGACCCGCGGTTGGTCGAGCCGATCTTGGCCAACGCCCGTGGTGCATCCCCGGTCGCCAGCAAAGACGCCGAGGCCGAAGCGGCCAGCGATAGCAGCGACAGCGATAGCGACGACGATTCGGATTCCTGA
- the pth gene encoding aminoacyl-tRNA hydrolase, which yields MKLIVGLGNPGRKYEQTRHNVGFTVAEKFAVLTHAGAPKIKFEGELAESSVDGEKVVILCPHTYMNASGQSVRKAFDFYKLQLSDILVVCDDLNLDNGRIRIKPSGSAGGQNGIKDIIRHLGSESFPRLRVGIGRPPEGWTVTDYVLGKFSKSECDTIDAATTRAAKAVISFVTDGVDRTMSQFNGDPDAGSKPNQRKPSDQPQGDPRSVGRQ from the coding sequence ATGAAGTTAATCGTTGGGCTGGGCAACCCCGGCCGGAAATACGAACAAACACGACACAATGTCGGTTTCACGGTGGCCGAAAAGTTTGCCGTGCTGACCCATGCCGGTGCCCCGAAAATTAAATTCGAAGGCGAACTCGCGGAGTCTTCGGTCGACGGGGAAAAGGTGGTCATCCTTTGTCCCCACACGTACATGAACGCCAGCGGGCAGAGCGTCCGCAAGGCGTTCGACTTTTATAAGTTGCAGTTAAGCGATATCCTGGTCGTTTGCGATGATCTCAATCTCGACAACGGCCGGATCAGGATCAAGCCATCGGGCAGTGCCGGTGGCCAAAACGGGATCAAGGATATTATCCGGCATCTCGGTTCGGAGTCGTTTCCGCGGCTTCGCGTCGGAATCGGACGGCCTCCCGAAGGTTGGACGGTGACCGATTATGTCTTGGGGAAATTCTCCAAGAGCGAATGCGATACAATCGATGCGGCGACCACCCGCGCGGCCAAAGCTGTGATCAGCTTTGTCACCGACGGCGTCGATCGCACGATGAGCCAGTTTAACGGCGACCCGGACGCTGGCTCAAAACCGAATCAACGAAAACCCTCCGATCAGCCCCAGGGCGATCCGCGATCGGTCGGTCGACAGTAA
- a CDS encoding 50S ribosomal protein L25: MAEVVQVQKREGSLGTAASRRLRKAGSVPAVLYGHKQSNEHLSISQKTVESILRHHSKIVELQGAVSETALVSDLQFDPLGIEVLHIDLQRVDMNEKVTVTVPIRFKGEPAGGKQGGIAIENAHEVEVECPAVAIPDFLPLNVASVALGENRTAGDLSLPDNVVLVTPVETVVYHVEKPKGLTEDETEEEGEAE, encoded by the coding sequence ATGGCGGAAGTGGTACAGGTCCAAAAACGTGAGGGCAGCCTAGGAACGGCCGCATCACGCCGGTTGCGAAAGGCCGGCTCCGTCCCGGCCGTTTTGTACGGGCACAAGCAAAGCAACGAGCATTTGTCGATTTCGCAAAAGACGGTCGAATCGATTTTGCGACATCACAGCAAGATCGTCGAGCTGCAAGGTGCCGTCAGCGAGACGGCTTTGGTCAGCGATCTGCAATTCGATCCGTTGGGGATTGAGGTGCTGCACATCGACTTGCAGCGGGTCGACATGAACGAAAAGGTCACCGTGACGGTGCCGATTCGATTCAAAGGCGAACCGGCCGGCGGAAAGCAAGGCGGAATCGCGATCGAAAACGCTCACGAAGTCGAAGTCGAGTGCCCAGCGGTCGCCATCCCCGATTTCCTGCCGCTCAACGTGGCCAGCGTCGCCCTGGGTGAAAACCGCACGGCCGGGGACTTGTCACTGCCCGACAACGTCGTTCTGGTCACGCCCGTCGAAACCGTGGTTTACCATGTGGAAAAACCCAAGGGCCTCACCGAAGACGAAACCGAGGAAGAGGGCGAAGCGGAGTAG
- a CDS encoding MBL fold metallo-hydrolase has protein sequence MSFVPESSGPHQGLVTFLGTGTSVGVPAIGCDCAVCQSSDARNNRTRCAITVRLPGGTVLIDTPPDLRVQLIRERIRVVHAVVYTHEHADHIFGLDDLRLMPFRLGHAVPLYCTEAVESNIRRAFAYAFADREDTHPGATPKLSLHRIDHAPFEVLGTEFIPIPMKHGPHFNVLGFRIGDFAYCTDTNLIPPASIERLKGVKTLVVGALRMEPHPTHFNLEEAIEVSRAVGAQRTLLTHTGHQLDYQKTCDWLPDGIDMAYDGLQVGIRV, from the coding sequence ATGTCGTTTGTCCCCGAATCCAGCGGCCCGCACCAAGGCCTGGTCACGTTCCTTGGCACCGGGACGAGCGTCGGCGTCCCCGCGATCGGATGCGATTGCGCGGTCTGCCAAAGCAGCGACGCGCGGAACAATCGCACCCGCTGTGCGATCACGGTCCGGTTGCCCGGTGGCACGGTGCTGATCGATACCCCGCCGGATCTGAGAGTCCAATTGATTCGCGAGCGGATTCGCGTGGTGCATGCGGTCGTCTACACCCACGAACATGCCGACCACATTTTTGGGCTGGATGATTTGCGGTTGATGCCCTTTCGACTCGGTCATGCCGTCCCGCTGTACTGCACCGAGGCCGTTGAATCAAACATCCGGCGGGCCTTCGCCTACGCCTTTGCCGACCGCGAAGACACGCACCCCGGAGCGACGCCCAAGCTGTCGCTGCACCGAATCGATCACGCCCCGTTTGAGGTGCTGGGGACCGAGTTCATCCCGATCCCGATGAAGCACGGACCGCACTTCAATGTGCTGGGGTTTCGGATCGGCGACTTTGCCTACTGCACCGACACCAACTTGATCCCCCCGGCATCGATCGAGCGGCTCAAAGGCGTGAAAACCCTGGTCGTCGGCGCCCTCCGCATGGAGCCCCACCCGACGCATTTCAATCTTGAGGAGGCGATCGAGGTGTCGCGTGCCGTCGGTGCCCAACGGACGCTGCTGACCCACACCGGCCACCAACTCGATTACCAGAAAACCTGTGACTGGCTGCCCGACGGCATCGATATGGCTTATGACGGGTTGCAGGTCGGGATTCGGGTTTAG